In one Arachis duranensis cultivar V14167 chromosome 9, aradu.V14167.gnm2.J7QH, whole genome shotgun sequence genomic region, the following are encoded:
- the LOC107467095 gene encoding vacuole membrane protein KMS1 — MGSAKTKRSSTSRRTNISNSGHKRKQQLELENLTITTQPLRTLKFFTLAIIQYLKKSIFYLLEIGGWLVLFVCVIGALAMMLIPTDGSHEKHLEELINYSRFVLWWVALGVASSIGLGSGLHTFVLYLGPHIVLFTIKAMQCGRVDLKSAPYDTIQFNSSPSWLDKECSEFGRPLFKVVDDGSRVPLSSILPQVQVEAVLWGIGTAIGELPPYFISRAARLSGSKLDAMAELDSEDKGFMATHLNRAKRWLLSHTQYLNFFTILALASIPNPLFDLAGIMCGQFGVSFWKFFLATFFGKAIIKTHIQTVFIIAICNNQLLNWIENGVVGVLGHAPGVASFLPPVIAKLHAIRDKYLKEPIPVLPNSKEKKWDLSIASIWNTVVLLMLLNFFVKIVNATAQSYMRKQQERKEATKTNGSFSRNSYMQ, encoded by the exons GGCATAAACGGAAGCAACAATTGGAGCTAGAAAATTTGACGATAACCACACAACCACTCAGAACTCTAAAATTCTTCACACTTGCTATAATTCAATACCTGAAGAAATCAATATTCTATCTGCTGGAAATAGGTGGATGGCTTGTGCTTTTTGTTTGTGTTATAGGGGCTCTTGCCATGATGCTGATTCCAACTGATGGTTCTCATGAAAAG CATTTGGAGGAACTTATTAATTATTCACGCTTTGTACTGTGGTGGGTAGCCCTTGGAGTTGCATCTTCAATTGGTCTTG GATCTGGTTTGCATACTTTTGTTCTCTACTTAGGTCCACATATAGTATTGTTTACAATCAAAGCAATGCAATGTGGCCGAGTTGATTTGAAAAGTGCCCCATATGATACAATACAATTCAACAGTAGTCCTTCTTGGCTCGATAAAGAATGCTCGGAATTCGGGCGACCATTGTTCAAGGTAGTCGATGATGGTTCACGAGTTCCACTCAGCAGCATTTTGCCTCAAGTTCAGGTGGAGGCTGTTCTATGGGGTATAGGAACAGCTATTGGGGAGCTTCCTCCATACTTTATCTCCAGGGCAG CACGCTTGTCTGGGAGCAAATTGGATGCCATGGCTGAGTTGGATAGTGAAGATAAAGGATTCATGGCAACTCACTTGAATCGAGCCAAGCGCTGGCTTCTATCGCACACTCAATATTTGAACTTCTTTACAATTTTAGCACTTGCTTCG ATTCCAAATCCTCTGTTTGACCTTGCTGGCATTATGTGCGGACAATTTGGCGTTTCGTTTTGGAAATTCTTTCTTGCAACTTTCTTTGGAAAGGCCATTATTAAAACTCACATACAG ACGGTATTCATCATCGCAATTTGCAATAATCAGCTTCTTAATTGGATAGAAAATGGTGTTGTTGGGGTCCTTGGCCATGCACCTGGTGTTGCTTCTTTCTTGCCTCCTGTGATTGCTAAGCTCCATGCAATTAGAGATAAGTATTTGAAAGAACCCATTCCGGTTTTGCCAAATAGTAAG GAGAAAAAATGGGACTTGTCCATTGCTTCAATCTGGAACACTGTTGTGTTGCTTATGCTTTTGAACTTCTTTGTCAAGATTGTAAATGCAACTGCACAGAGTTATATGAGGAAACAACAGGAGAGAAAAGAGGCCACAAAAACCAATGGATCTTTCTCAAGAAATTCATACATGCAATAA
- the LOC107466974 gene encoding protein TIME FOR COFFEE isoform X2 (The sequence of the model RefSeq protein was modified relative to this genomic sequence to represent the inferred CDS: added 327 bases not found in genome assembly), producing the protein MDRIREARRTTMAANGLTRRRPRTNTLRDSPDEDGAIELQEPTRLRDRGSGKKDRDRERERERDRLGRTKRRRGDRLMHSSREDGGDDTSEDSINDEEDDDDGDGGLGGRDGGASAPGSAGASVRMLPLNPSSMSSSSSSLNHHRKSFPPAKVFRPTPPTTWKAADEMIGVSIPRKARSASTKRSHECWASTSAITAEQNHRQASTSPVRTAMAATAAPASPSSSNASARKKIKPNGGGPKFRPPKSSSKSSSSAQDDIEIEIAEVLYGMGRQSQGPSRHEILAHEPSREANKSSGDGKSRISSPISNSQSSLPQNSSSSAVTVSAVAPKRKKPRPVKPEDENPTIFGARSSPISSAMKPESEQPSKNETCSLNSDKNNTGSAPENLDNQQPVGPLPELIKPEGNVLSDSKPLVEESGKPKDVGLSSKEVMAAPHSPKKESAAVQQVDDDREDVKATKANPTISEGENQREEKFQIDLMAPPPPLRSSPERDVVMNMVVDAEKEVKPAMKQDEKQVRMNKDEAAVGLEKEKMRAMVEEAESNKAVNFLKERGIDLHLDLEKTDKGDTGANGTLASKKQHQTVQRQQPQQTNSDKNVQSNSLPLPMSVPSWPGGLPPMSYMTPLQGVVSMDGTTVTPAAIPPPHLLFNQPRPKRCATHCYIARTIMYHQQIARMNPFWPAAAGSASLYGTKPGHLNMVPSTDLHGNLPGRATNSTQDKGHSLAMFPAHIGKDKATPPAAVDNQSRKQILLQQALPPGAAPSNILHGPAFIFPLNQQQAAAAASVRPGSVKSLPVTSNGASSGPSNSAPPNATATGAAAAPTMSFSYPNMPGNETQYLAILQNNAYPFPIPAHVGSPPAYRGTHAQAFPFFNGSFYSSQMLHPSQIQQQQQLPVQSQQNQQHGHQNTSISSGSSSSQKHAQNQQQKPNAATGPNGGAAAGGGGGGGGGSLQGFPVTKNLSSQPLQMQQQHPRQQLPNHHASHPARQIESEMGGEDSPSAADSRIPRTTMNIYGQSFAMPMQTPNFALMSPASISGVGSNGSEKKQPQQQHPGSKAGGEASQAFAVSFAPINGATAAPGLDLSSIAQNHSIMQHHNYQLMAAAQAASAQNKKNYHVPEEGKSAAGSNVIDSSGRSLNLGSASSRASASVMPAAINSTSAASQSQQMQRCQQQILQLQKQSQFAAAAAASTRNKTPSTSNGIVYSDNLPSTSAMATKYPNAVSAFPQNLVQSSSTVAQSAQWKNSTRPTTSQSPPSMASTTPSSVKSLPLQQQGRSQQAHAQISFAASPKPSTAQVQPSSSTQSPSPPVVVGSPTTSSVSKNTGSPRTTSASNNNKISQTSSLSSQQAKNSSAVPARKSSPVGGRNVPSILSGPQLPPSSTSSGSKSQLPQQQQKQQQQLPKQTMPQAQLFFSNPYMHSQVSQSGSSPSATSAAASGYYIQRRGPEQMQRPGSSGNSSNGAAVNNSKGSTIPGQGLMHPAQFAAMPPSGNHHQFVPNFPYVHPVPTAVQVKPSDQKQPAGE; encoded by the exons ATGGATAGGATTAGAGAAGCACGGAGAACAACTATGGCAGCTAACGGTTTGACGAGGAGAAGACCCAGGACTAACACACTCAGAGACTCGCCAG ATGAAGATGGAGCCATCGAGCTCCAGGAGCCGACGAGGCTCAGAGATCGAGGGAGTGGGAAGAAGGATCGA GCCGATGAGATGATCGGAGTCTCTATCCCCAGAAAGGCACGCTCAG CATCGACGAAGAGGTCGCATGAATGCTGGGCTTCGACTAGCGCCATAACGGCGGAGCAGAATCACCGGCAGGCATCCACTTCTCCGGTGAGAACAGCCATGGCAGCGACAGCTGCTCCAGCTTCGCCGTCATCGTCGAATGCATCAGCAAGGAAGAAAATA AAGCCGAATGGAGGAGGGCCAAAGTTTCGGCCACCAAAATCGTCTTCGAAGTCATCGTCTTCAGCGCAGGACGATATCGAGATAGAGATCGCGGAAGTGCTGTACGGCATGGGTAGACAGTCACAAGGGCCATCTAGGCATGAAATCTTGGCCCATGAACCGTCAAGGGAAGCTAATAAATCTTCCGGTGACGGCAAGTCAAGGATTTCATCGCCGATCTCCAACTCCCAATCCTCGCTGCCTCAGAATTCAAGCTCTTCTGCTGTTACTGTTTCCGCTGTTG CTCCTAAGAGGAAGAAGCCGCGTCCAGTGAAGCCAGAGGATGAGAATCCGACGATTTTCGGCGCCCGTAGCAGCCCCATTTCATCAGCAATGAAACCGGAGTCTGAACAGCCTTCAAAGAATGAAACTTGCTCGCTGAATTCAGATAAGAACAACACAGGATCTGCGCCTGAGAATTTGGACAATCAGCAGCCGGTTGGGCCTTTGCCGGAGCTGATTAAGCCAGAAGGCAACGTATTATCGGATTCTAAGCCTTTGGTGGAGGAATCGGGGAAACCTAAAGATGTGGGATTGAGCAGCAAGGAAGTGATGGCGGCCCCTCACTCACCGAAGAAGGAATCTGCTGCTGTTCAGCAAGTAGATGATGACCGTGAAGATGTGAAAGCGACTAAAGC GAATCCGACAATATCAGAGGGTGAAAACCAACGAGAGGAGAAGTTCCAGATAGATCTGATG GCGCCGCCTCCTCCGTTGAGGTCGTCTCCGGAAAGAGATGTTGTGATGAACATGGTTGTTGACGCAGAGAAA GAAGTGAAGCCTGCGATGAAGCAGGATGAGAAACAAGTGAGAATGAATAAAGACGAGGCAGCAGTGGGtctagaaaaagagaaaatgagagCTATGGTGGAAGAAGCTGAATCCAACAAAGCAGTTAATTTCCTGAAGGAAAGGGGTATTGATTTGCACCTTGACTTGGAAAAAACTGATAAGGGAGACACTGGTGCAAATGGCACTTTAGCTAGCAAGAAGCAGCATCAAACAGTTCAGAGGCAACAGCCGCAGCAAACAAACTCAGATAAAAATG TACAATCCAATTCTTTGCCACTTCCAATGTCTGTTCCCAGCTGGCCTGGTGGGCTTCCTCCTATGAG TTACATGACACCTTTACAAGGAGTAGTATCTATGGACGGAACTACCGTGACTCCTGCTGCCATACCG CCTCCCCATCTTCTCTTCAATCAGCCACGGCCTAAACGGTGTGCAACACATTGCTACATTGCTCGTACCATAATGTATCACCAGCAAATTGCGAGGATGAATCCATTCTGGCCTGCTGCAGCAGGTTCAGCGTCATTATATGGAACTAAGCCTGGCCATCTTAACATGGTGCCATCCACAGATTTGCATGGCAATCTTCCTGGTAGGGCCACCAACTCTACTCAGGACAAGGGCCACAGTCTTGCCATGTTTCCAGCTCATATTGGGAAGGATAAAGCCACTCCGCCTGCGGCTGTGGACAACCAATCAAGAAAGCAAATCTTGCTCCAGCAAGCTTTACCTCCGGGAGCAGCACCTAGTAATATATTG CATGGCCCTGCTTTCATCTTCCCTCTGAATCAGCAGCAAGCAGCTGCAGCAGCGTCTGTTCGGCCTGGATCTGTCAAGTCCTTGCCGGTTACAAGCAATGGAGCATCATCCGGCCCTTCCAATTCTGCTCCACCTAATGCAACTGCTACTGGGGCTGCTGCTGCACCAACAATGAGCTTCAGCTATCCGAATATGCCTGGCAATGAAACTCAGTACTTGGCCATCTTGCAAAATAATGCTTACCCATTTCCAATACCAGCTCATGTTGGGAGTCCGCCTGCTTATCGTGGAACCCATGCTCAAGCGTTCCCATTCTTCAATGGGtctttttattcttctcaaATGCTCCATCCTTCACAGATTCAGCAACAGCAGCAGCTTCCAGTTCAATCACAGCAGAACCAGCAGCATGGCCATCAAAATACCAGTATTTCTAGTGGGTCCTCCTCTTCCCAAAAGCATGCACAAAATCAGCAACAAAAGCCTAATGCTGCAACTGGTCCCAATGGTGGTGCTGctgctggtggtggtggtggtggtggtggtggaagtTTGCAAGGTTTCCCTGTCACCAAAAATCTTTCCTCACAGCCACTCCAGATGCAACAGCAGCATCCCAGGCAGCAGTTACCAAATCATCATGCTTCTCATCCAGCTCGCCAAATTGAGTCTGAGATGGGGGGCGAAGACAGCCCGTCCGCTGCTGATAGTCGCATTCCCCGAACTACGATGAATATCTATGGCCAAAGTTTTGCAATGCCAATGCAGACACCAAATTTTGCTTTGATGTCGCCTGCATCAATTAGTGGTGTTGGGTCTAATGGCAGTGAGAAGAAGCAACCACAACAGCAGCATCCCGGTTCAAAGGCTGGAGGTGAAGCATCTCAGGCTTTTGCCGTGTCATTTGCACCAATCAATGGTGCTACTGCTGCCCCTGGCCTTGACCTCTCCTCTATTGCCCAGAATCATTCAATTATGCAACAtcataattatcaattaatggcTGCTGCACAAGCTGCAAGTGCTcagaataagaaaaattatcatGTCCCTGAAGAAGGGAAAAGTGCTG CAGGTAGCAATGTCATTGATAGCTCAGGCCGCAGTCTCAACCTTGGTTCTGCATCTTCCCGGGCTTCTGCTTCTGTCATGCCTGCTGCCATCAACTCCACTAGTGCAGCCAGTCAATCACAACAAATGCAGCGATGTCAACAGCAAATTCTTCAGCTTCAGAAGCAGAGTCAATTCGCAGCTGCGGCTGCAGCTTCCACTCGAAATAAGACGCCATCCACAAGTAATGGCATTGTTTACTCTGATAATCTACCTTCTACATCTGCAATGGCCACCAAGTATCCCAATGCAGTATCTGCCTTCCCTCAAAACCTTGTACAGAGCAGCAGCACTGTTGCTCAGTCAGCTCAGTGGAAGAACTCAACAAGGCCAACCACTTCTCAGTCTCCTCCTTCCATGGCTTCGACAACACCGTCGTCAGTCAAGTCTCTACCCCTACAGCAGCAGGGTCGTTCCCAGCAAGCTCACGCACAAATATCTTTTGCCGCAAGTCCAAAACCATCCACAGCACAGGTGCAACCTTCAAGTTCCACCCAGTCCCCATCTCCTCCAGTTGTGGTTGGCTCACCAACTACCTCCTCAGTATCAAAGAACACTGGTAGCCCAAGGACAACATCGGCATCAAACAATAACAAGATCAGCCAAACTTCTTCCTTATCATCACAGCAAGCCAAGAACTCTTCTGCTGTGCCGGCTCGGAAATCCTCACCTGTTGGTGGCAGGAATGTCCCATCGATCCTAAGTGGCCCTCAGCTACCACCCTCTTCAACAAGCTCTGGGAGTAAATCCCAATTGCCACAACAGCAACAAAAGCAACAGCAGCAATTACCAAAGCAAACAATGCCACAGGCCCAGCTGTTCTTCTCAAATCCGTATATGCATTCCCAAGTTTCACAGTCAGGTAGTTCCCCCTCTGCTACTTCGGCTGCTGCAAGTGGGTACTATATTCAACGGCGCGGCCCTGAGCAGATGCAACGACCAGGCTCTTCCGGCAACTCCTCAAATGGTGCTGCAGTGAACAATTCAAAAGGCAGTACCATACCAGGTCAGGGTCTTATGCACCCCGCCCAGTTTGCTGCAATGCCACCATCTGGTAACCACCATCAGTTTGTTCCTAACTTCCCGTATGTCCATCCTGTGCCCACTGCTGTTCAAGTAAAGCCGTCAGATCAGAAGCAACCCGCTGGTGAGTAG
- the LOC107466974 gene encoding protein TIME FOR COFFEE isoform X1 (The sequence of the model RefSeq protein was modified relative to this genomic sequence to represent the inferred CDS: added 327 bases not found in genome assembly) produces MDRIREARRTTMAANGLTRRRPRTNTLRDSPDEDGAIELQEPTRLRDRGSGKKDRDRERERERDRLGRTKRRRGDRLMHSSREDGGDDTSEDSINDEEDDDDGDGGLGGRDGGASAPGSAGASVRMLPLNPSSMSSSSSSLNHHRKSFPPAKVFRPTPPTTWKAADEMIGVSIPRKARSASTKRSHECWASTSAITAEQNHRQASTSPVRTAMAATAAPASPSSSNASARKKIKPNGGGPKFRPPKSSSKSSSSAQDDIEIEIAEVLYGMGRQSQGPSRHEILAHEPSREANKSSGDGKSRISSPISNSQSSLPQNSSSSAVTVSAVAPKRKKPRPVKPEDENPTIFGARSSPISSAMKPESEQPSKNETCSLNSDKNNTGSAPENLDNQQPVGPLPELIKPEGNVLSDSKPLVEESGKPKDVGLSSKEVMAAPHSPKKESAAVQQVDDDREDVKATKANPTISEGENQREEKFQIDLMAPPPPLRSSPERDVVMNMVVDAEKEVKPAMKQDEKQVRMNKDEAAVGLEKEKMRAMVEEAESNKAVNFLKERGIDLHLDLEKTDKGDTGANGTLASKKQHQTVQRQQPQQTNSDKNVQSNSLPLPMSVPSWPGGLPPMSYMTPLQGVVSMDGTTVTPAAIPPPHLLFNQPRPKRCATHCYIARTIMYHQQIARMNPFWPAAAGSASLYGTKPGHLNMVPSTDLHGNLPGRATNSTQDKGHSLAMFPAHIGKDKATPPAAVDNQSRKQILLQQALPPGAAPSNILHGPAFIFPLNQQQAAAAASVRPGSVKSLPVTSNGASSGPSNSAPPNATATGAAAAPTMSFSYPNMPGNETQYLAILQNNAYPFPIPAHVGSPPAYRGTHAQAFPFFNGSFYSSQMLHPSQIQQQQQLPVQSQQNQQHGHQNTSISSGSSSSQKHAQNQQQKPNAATGPNGGAAAGGGGGGGGGSLQGFPVTKNLSSQPLQMQQQHPRQQLPNHHASHPARQIESEMGGEDSPSAADSRIPRTTMNIYGQSFAMPMQTPNFALMSPASISGVGSNGSEKKQPQQQHPGSKAGGEASQAFAVSFAPINGATAAPGLDLSSIAQNHSIMQHHNYQLMAAAQAASAQNKKNYHVPEEGKSAGNSSNLDEDRKTMSSKIQSSMGQSIAFSRPDVSDPSITSIAGSNVIDSSGRSLNLGSASSRASASVMPAAINSTSAASQSQQMQRCQQQILQLQKQSQFAAAAAASTRNKTPSTSNGIVYSDNLPSTSAMATKYPNAVSAFPQNLVQSSSTVAQSAQWKNSTRPTTSQSPPSMASTTPSSVKSLPLQQQGRSQQAHAQISFAASPKPSTAQVQPSSSTQSPSPPVVVGSPTTSSVSKNTGSPRTTSASNNNKISQTSSLSSQQAKNSSAVPARKSSPVGGRNVPSILSGPQLPPSSTSSGSKSQLPQQQQKQQQQLPKQTMPQAQLFFSNPYMHSQVSQSGSSPSATSAAASGYYIQRRGPEQMQRPGSSGNSSNGAAVNNSKGSTIPGQGLMHPAQFAAMPPSGNHHQFVPNFPYVHPVPTAVQVKPSDQKQPAGE; encoded by the exons ATGGATAGGATTAGAGAAGCACGGAGAACAACTATGGCAGCTAACGGTTTGACGAGGAGAAGACCCAGGACTAACACACTCAGAGACTCGCCAG ATGAAGATGGAGCCATCGAGCTCCAGGAGCCGACGAGGCTCAGAGATCGAGGGAGTGGGAAGAAGGATCGA GCCGATGAGATGATCGGAGTCTCTATCCCCAGAAAGGCACGCTCAG CATCGACGAAGAGGTCGCATGAATGCTGGGCTTCGACTAGCGCCATAACGGCGGAGCAGAATCACCGGCAGGCATCCACTTCTCCGGTGAGAACAGCCATGGCAGCGACAGCTGCTCCAGCTTCGCCGTCATCGTCGAATGCATCAGCAAGGAAGAAAATA AAGCCGAATGGAGGAGGGCCAAAGTTTCGGCCACCAAAATCGTCTTCGAAGTCATCGTCTTCAGCGCAGGACGATATCGAGATAGAGATCGCGGAAGTGCTGTACGGCATGGGTAGACAGTCACAAGGGCCATCTAGGCATGAAATCTTGGCCCATGAACCGTCAAGGGAAGCTAATAAATCTTCCGGTGACGGCAAGTCAAGGATTTCATCGCCGATCTCCAACTCCCAATCCTCGCTGCCTCAGAATTCAAGCTCTTCTGCTGTTACTGTTTCCGCTGTTG CTCCTAAGAGGAAGAAGCCGCGTCCAGTGAAGCCAGAGGATGAGAATCCGACGATTTTCGGCGCCCGTAGCAGCCCCATTTCATCAGCAATGAAACCGGAGTCTGAACAGCCTTCAAAGAATGAAACTTGCTCGCTGAATTCAGATAAGAACAACACAGGATCTGCGCCTGAGAATTTGGACAATCAGCAGCCGGTTGGGCCTTTGCCGGAGCTGATTAAGCCAGAAGGCAACGTATTATCGGATTCTAAGCCTTTGGTGGAGGAATCGGGGAAACCTAAAGATGTGGGATTGAGCAGCAAGGAAGTGATGGCGGCCCCTCACTCACCGAAGAAGGAATCTGCTGCTGTTCAGCAAGTAGATGATGACCGTGAAGATGTGAAAGCGACTAAAGC GAATCCGACAATATCAGAGGGTGAAAACCAACGAGAGGAGAAGTTCCAGATAGATCTGATG GCGCCGCCTCCTCCGTTGAGGTCGTCTCCGGAAAGAGATGTTGTGATGAACATGGTTGTTGACGCAGAGAAA GAAGTGAAGCCTGCGATGAAGCAGGATGAGAAACAAGTGAGAATGAATAAAGACGAGGCAGCAGTGGGtctagaaaaagagaaaatgagagCTATGGTGGAAGAAGCTGAATCCAACAAAGCAGTTAATTTCCTGAAGGAAAGGGGTATTGATTTGCACCTTGACTTGGAAAAAACTGATAAGGGAGACACTGGTGCAAATGGCACTTTAGCTAGCAAGAAGCAGCATCAAACAGTTCAGAGGCAACAGCCGCAGCAAACAAACTCAGATAAAAATG TACAATCCAATTCTTTGCCACTTCCAATGTCTGTTCCCAGCTGGCCTGGTGGGCTTCCTCCTATGAG TTACATGACACCTTTACAAGGAGTAGTATCTATGGACGGAACTACCGTGACTCCTGCTGCCATACCG CCTCCCCATCTTCTCTTCAATCAGCCACGGCCTAAACGGTGTGCAACACATTGCTACATTGCTCGTACCATAATGTATCACCAGCAAATTGCGAGGATGAATCCATTCTGGCCTGCTGCAGCAGGTTCAGCGTCATTATATGGAACTAAGCCTGGCCATCTTAACATGGTGCCATCCACAGATTTGCATGGCAATCTTCCTGGTAGGGCCACCAACTCTACTCAGGACAAGGGCCACAGTCTTGCCATGTTTCCAGCTCATATTGGGAAGGATAAAGCCACTCCGCCTGCGGCTGTGGACAACCAATCAAGAAAGCAAATCTTGCTCCAGCAAGCTTTACCTCCGGGAGCAGCACCTAGTAATATATTG CATGGCCCTGCTTTCATCTTCCCTCTGAATCAGCAGCAAGCAGCTGCAGCAGCGTCTGTTCGGCCTGGATCTGTCAAGTCCTTGCCGGTTACAAGCAATGGAGCATCATCCGGCCCTTCCAATTCTGCTCCACCTAATGCAACTGCTACTGGGGCTGCTGCTGCACCAACAATGAGCTTCAGCTATCCGAATATGCCTGGCAATGAAACTCAGTACTTGGCCATCTTGCAAAATAATGCTTACCCATTTCCAATACCAGCTCATGTTGGGAGTCCGCCTGCTTATCGTGGAACCCATGCTCAAGCGTTCCCATTCTTCAATGGGtctttttattcttctcaaATGCTCCATCCTTCACAGATTCAGCAACAGCAGCAGCTTCCAGTTCAATCACAGCAGAACCAGCAGCATGGCCATCAAAATACCAGTATTTCTAGTGGGTCCTCCTCTTCCCAAAAGCATGCACAAAATCAGCAACAAAAGCCTAATGCTGCAACTGGTCCCAATGGTGGTGCTGctgctggtggtggtggtggtggtggtggtggaagtTTGCAAGGTTTCCCTGTCACCAAAAATCTTTCCTCACAGCCACTCCAGATGCAACAGCAGCATCCCAGGCAGCAGTTACCAAATCATCATGCTTCTCATCCAGCTCGCCAAATTGAGTCTGAGATGGGGGGCGAAGACAGCCCGTCCGCTGCTGATAGTCGCATTCCCCGAACTACGATGAATATCTATGGCCAAAGTTTTGCAATGCCAATGCAGACACCAAATTTTGCTTTGATGTCGCCTGCATCAATTAGTGGTGTTGGGTCTAATGGCAGTGAGAAGAAGCAACCACAACAGCAGCATCCCGGTTCAAAGGCTGGAGGTGAAGCATCTCAGGCTTTTGCCGTGTCATTTGCACCAATCAATGGTGCTACTGCTGCCCCTGGCCTTGACCTCTCCTCTATTGCCCAGAATCATTCAATTATGCAACAtcataattatcaattaatggcTGCTGCACAAGCTGCAAGTGCTcagaataagaaaaattatcatGTCCCTGAAGAAGGGAAAAGTGCTGGTAATTCTTCAAACCTTGATGAAGATAGAAAAACCATGTCCAgtaaaattcaatcatcaatgGGCCAATCCATTGCATTCTCAAGGCCAGATGTGTCTGACCCCTCAATAACTTCTATAGCAGGTAGCAATGTCATTGATAGCTCAGGCCGCAGTCTCAACCTTGGTTCTGCATCTTCCCGGGCTTCTGCTTCTGTCATGCCTGCTGCCATCAACTCCACTAGTGCAGCCAGTCAATCACAACAAATGCAGCGATGTCAACAGCAAATTCTTCAGCTTCAGAAGCAGAGTCAATTCGCAGCTGCGGCTGCAGCTTCCACTCGAAATAAGACGCCATCCACAAGTAATGGCATTGTTTACTCTGATAATCTACCTTCTACATCTGCAATGGCCACCAAGTATCCCAATGCAGTATCTGCCTTCCCTCAAAACCTTGTACAGAGCAGCAGCACTGTTGCTCAGTCAGCTCAGTGGAAGAACTCAACAAGGCCAACCACTTCTCAGTCTCCTCCTTCCATGGCTTCGACAACACCGTCGTCAGTCAAGTCTCTACCCCTACAGCAGCAGGGTCGTTCCCAGCAAGCTCACGCACAAATATCTTTTGCCGCAAGTCCAAAACCATCCACAGCACAGGTGCAACCTTCAAGTTCCACCCAGTCCCCATCTCCTCCAGTTGTGGTTGGCTCACCAACTACCTCCTCAGTATCAAAGAACACTGGTAGCCCAAGGACAACATCGGCATCAAACAATAACAAGATCAGCCAAACTTCTTCCTTATCATCACAGCAAGCCAAGAACTCTTCTGCTGTGCCGGCTCGGAAATCCTCACCTGTTGGTGGCAGGAATGTCCCATCGATCCTAAGTGGCCCTCAGCTACCACCCTCTTCAACAAGCTCTGGGAGTAAATCCCAATTGCCACAACAGCAACAAAAGCAACAGCAGCAATTACCAAAGCAAACAATGCCACAGGCCCAGCTGTTCTTCTCAAATCCGTATATGCATTCCCAAGTTTCACAGTCAGGTAGTTCCCCCTCTGCTACTTCGGCTGCTGCAAGTGGGTACTATATTCAACGGCGCGGCCCTGAGCAGATGCAACGACCAGGCTCTTCCGGCAACTCCTCAAATGGTGCTGCAGTGAACAATTCAAAAGGCAGTACCATACCAGGTCAGGGTCTTATGCACCCCGCCCAGTTTGCTGCAATGCCACCATCTGGTAACCACCATCAGTTTGTTCCTAACTTCCCGTATGTCCATCCTGTGCCCACTGCTGTTCAAGTAAAGCCGTCAGATCAGAAGCAACCCGCTGGTGAGTAG